The Fusobacterium massiliense sequence TTTCCATTACTTTATATTCAAATATTATTTTTAATCCTTCTACTCTTACATTTTCTATGATTACCTCTATTGTTTGATCCAAAAAAAGTTGCTTTTTATATTGTACATAAGCATCTGTCTGAATAACTCCAGCATCTTCACCAATATTAAGTTCACTTAAATTTAAGCTTTCAAAAAACTTTTCTCTAGCCCATTGAAAAAAAAGCAAAGCTCTCTCATTACCAACATGATTTCCTAGGTTAATATCTTCCTTTTTTATTGTGTAAGTATATTTGAACATTTTCCCTCCATTTCATATAAATCAAGTCTCTTGATACTTATATGAGCTTTACAAGCTCCATAGACTAACATCAGAGACAAATGTTACTATTCAATTTTATACATTTGTATAACTTTTTTATTATATAGGAAAGTATAAATTTAATATGAAAATTAGTCTCTTGACAGCCGTATGAGTTCTACGAGCTCAATAAACACAGGCTCTTCGAACTAATACGGACGTCAGAGACTTTATTTATAGAATAAAAAAGTTACCTACTTAATTTTCTTAAAGCCTTAAAAAGTTCTTTGTTTTTTATTATTTCAACAGCATATTTCATAAAATCTTCAAATTTTTCATCATCTAAATTTAATTCATCTTTTATATAATCCTCTAATTTTTTAATTTCCTGTGGAAATAGTACAGGTCTTGTAGATAAATTAATTTCTTCTACTGATCTATCTCCATTAAGAAAAGCTATGATTTTTTTCCAATTATCAATAGGATCTATTTTTCTAAGTAACATTATGGATTTGTAGTCTAACTCAGGGATTTCTCCATAGCCTTTTCTTTTAAGAAAACTCAAAGTTTCATCATCGTCTCTGGTGAATAATACAAGTTCACCTGCTTTTTTCATATTCATAATTTTAGGCATTTTTTTAGCCTTTCCAGTTGTTTTTAAATATTTAGAAAGGGGTAGAGATTTTACCTCACTATAGAAATCAATAGCAAAATCATTAAAAGATTTATTTTCAGGAATGTTATTATTTTCTATTATATCTACCATTGAATCAATTTTTTCAAAATTAAACATAAATCCTCCTAGCACTATTAAGTGCTATTAAAAAAATTTTATATAAATTTTTAGATATTTAGCATATCTTTTTATTTTTAGTAATTCATTATATATTAAAACTCTATAAAATTCAATATTTTATACTTTTATAATTCAATTTTTCTAAATTGTAATTTAGGTAGAATTATTATTGAAAAAAAAACGTTTTATTGTTATAATATAAAAAATAGTTATTAAGTTTTATAATTTAGTGTTGGTCAAGCAACCGAAAAACCTGAAGAGATATGCTAGACATAAGGGCTAGTTAGTTGGCAGGTAACCGAAAAACCTGAAGAGATATGCTAGACATAAGGGCTAGTTAGTTGGCAGGTAACCGAAAAACCTGAAGAGATATGCTAGACATAAGGGCTAGTTAGTTGGCAGGTAACCGAAAAACCTGAAGAGATATGCTAGACATAAGGGCTAGTTAGTTGGCAGGCAACTGAAAAACTTGACAAAGAGGCTACTTATTAAGTAGCCTTTTATTATTCTGTAAGAAAGTATAAAATTAAATAGCAAAATTAGTCTTTGACGCCTGTTAGTACAAAGAGCTTGTGTTTATTGAGCTCATAAACTCATACGGCTGTAAAGAGACTTTATTTATCGGAGGAACTATGCAGGGAAATATAGTTTTAAAGAAATTAAGTCTTGCTCAAAAAATATATGAAGAATACTTTTTAAATAAAGAGTTTTTATGTGTTTATGAAGAACAAGGGGTATTTAAAGAATTTAAATTAGTGTTTAATTCTGGACATTTTAAACATCTTACAGGAGTTGAATATATAAAAAATAATCAGGAGAGTTCTGCTAAAAATTTTTATAAAGCTGTTAAAAATGGGAGATTAAATTTATCTAATATTAAAATTGGAAACTTTGCAAAAATTAAATTGAAATATTTTCCAGATTTACAAAATATTTTTTATTCCCCTTCAATTTATTATAAATTTTCTCCTGAAAAAGGAAATAGTAATTGGCTTTTTATAGATTCTTTTATTACTAAAAATAATAGTAAATTTAAAGCTACCTCCTTAGGAATTACAGAAGAGAGTAACAATAAATTCGTTCCTTCATCATTATTTTATGATATTCCAGAAAGAAAAGGAAAATATATTGGTAAAGTTTTGCTTGTTGGATTTAGAAATATTTTAGAAAAAGAGACTGTTTATAATACTATTTTCAGAGTAGCTAATATTCATAATATTTCTAATGAAATTAAAAATAAATTTAGAAATTTAGAAAATTATAATTGTTTCACAGGAAATATTTTAAAAAATTTTCAACATAAAAAAGGAGAATTTAGGTGGATAGCTAAAGATGATGTAATCAAACAAGGTATTTCTAAAAAAATTAATGCTGAATTAAAAACTTTAAATAACTCTAATCTTGATGAAGAAAAAATTTATAAAAGTACTCCAATAGGTTATTATAATGTTATTGATTTAGAAATATCAGAGGAAATAGAAAAAAATTTTGTTTCATTAAAACAAGAGAAAACTATAACTATCAAATCTAGTAAAAAATAAAAGTAAAAAAATTGAAGTATAAAAACTTTATAATAATAATAATAAAATAAGAGGAAAAAATGAAAAAATATATTGTTGAACATGAATATGATGGATATGAAATAGGAACTTATTTGAAAGAGACAAAAGGCTATTCAAGTAGAGGACTAAGAAATTTAGAAATTTATTTGAATGGAAAAAGAATAAAAAATAATGCAAAGAAAATAAAAAAATTAAATAGAATTGTTATAATTGAAAAAGAAAAAAGTACTGGTATAAAAGCTATGGATATTCCACTTGACATTGCTTACGAAGATGAAAATTTATTGATAGTGAATAAAGAACCCTATATAATTGTTCACCCTACACAAAAAAAAGTAGATAAGACACTAGCTAATGCTGTTGTAAATTATTTTGAAAAAACTGTGGGGAAAACTTTAGTTCCTAGATTTTACAATAGATTAGATATGAACACATCAGGGCTTATTATTATTGCTAAGAATGCCTACACTCAAGCTTTTTTACAAGATAAGACGGAAGTAAAAAAAACATATAAGGTTATAGTTGGTGGAATAATAGAAAAAGATGATTTTTTTATTGAGATACCTATTGGAAAAATTGGGGATGACTTAAGAAGAATAGAACTTTCTGAAGAAAATGGAGGGAAGTCTGCTAAAACTCATATTAAAGTTTTAGAAAGAAACTTTGAAAAAAATATTACTTATCTTGAGGCTAGATTGTATACGGGTAGAACACATCAAATAAGAGCACATTTAAGTCTTATAGGTCATGCACTTGTGGGAGATGAACTTTATGGTGGAGATATGAAATTAGCTAAAAGGCAAATGTTACATGCATATAGATTAGAGTTTCAAAATCCTAAAACTTTAGAAGATTTAGTTGTTGAAATTGATATACCTAAAGATATGAAAGAAATTTTAAATATTTAAAATTATATTTGAAGAAATGAAGTGAAGAAAAGAAAAGTCTCTTGAAGCCGTATGAGTTCTACAAGCTCAGAAAACACAGGCTCTTCGAACTAATACGGACGTCAGAGACAAAAAAATGTAATTTAATTTTTACTATTTAATTTTATCATTATAAGAAAATATAATAAATAAAGTCTCCTGACAGCCGTATGACTCTTCCGAGCTCACTGAAATACTCTCCAGAGTAATACGGACGTCGGAGACTAATTTTTTATTAAATTTATACTTTCTTATAAAATAAAAAAAACTTTACTAATAGCGATAAAATGCTATAGAAAACAAGAGCAAAAAAAATAAATGACTTAAAATTTGGTAGAAAAGTTTAAAAAAATATTTACAAAATGAAAAAAATATTGTATACTGACATCAATGGGAAAGACCTATATGGGAAATAGGTCAAAAAAAATAAAAAAAATAAAAAAATTAAGGGGGAAAAAACCATGAAAAAATTAGCATTAGTATTAGGTTCTCTATTAGTAGTTGGAACAGCAGTATCTGCTAAAGAAGTTATGCCTGCACCAGTAGCAGCACCTGAAAGAGTAGTAGAAGTTGTTGAAAAACCAGTTATCGTTTATAGAGACAGAGAAGTAGCTCCAGCTTGGAGACCAAATGGATCAGTAGATGTTCAA is a genomic window containing:
- a CDS encoding acyl-CoA thioesterase, with the translated sequence MFKYTYTIKKEDINLGNHVGNERALLFFQWAREKFFESLNLSELNIGEDAGVIQTDAYVQYKKQLFLDQTIEVIIENVRVEGLKIIFEYKVMENNEICIQGSTTLLAYDYSKQKVRKVPKNFLELI
- a CDS encoding PBECR4 domain-containing protein codes for the protein MQGNIVLKKLSLAQKIYEEYFLNKEFLCVYEEQGVFKEFKLVFNSGHFKHLTGVEYIKNNQESSAKNFYKAVKNGRLNLSNIKIGNFAKIKLKYFPDLQNIFYSPSIYYKFSPEKGNSNWLFIDSFITKNNSKFKATSLGITEESNNKFVPSSLFYDIPERKGKYIGKVLLVGFRNILEKETVYNTIFRVANIHNISNEIKNKFRNLENYNCFTGNILKNFQHKKGEFRWIAKDDVIKQGISKKINAELKTLNNSNLDEEKIYKSTPIGYYNVIDLEISEEIEKNFVSLKQEKTITIKSSKK
- a CDS encoding RluA family pseudouridine synthase, giving the protein MKKYIVEHEYDGYEIGTYLKETKGYSSRGLRNLEIYLNGKRIKNNAKKIKKLNRIVIIEKEKSTGIKAMDIPLDIAYEDENLLIVNKEPYIIVHPTQKKVDKTLANAVVNYFEKTVGKTLVPRFYNRLDMNTSGLIIIAKNAYTQAFLQDKTEVKKTYKVIVGGIIEKDDFFIEIPIGKIGDDLRRIELSEENGGKSAKTHIKVLERNFEKNITYLEARLYTGRTHQIRAHLSLIGHALVGDELYGGDMKLAKRQMLHAYRLEFQNPKTLEDLVVEIDIPKDMKEILNI